From the genome of Sphingobacterium kitahiroshimense, one region includes:
- the kdsB gene encoding 3-deoxy-manno-octulosonate cytidylyltransferase, with the protein MKVIGIIPARYASSRFPGKPLVDIGGKSMIQRVYEQVKNTSCLHEVIVATDDDRIAEHVKSFAGNVILTASSHQSGTDRCAEVIAKVSGFDIVINIQGDEPFINPLQIELLASCFDKEETQIATLVKKIHTEDELFNVNIPKVVRNIAGQAIYFSRQTIPYLRGIEQKNWLSKHNYFKHIGIYGYRTDVLKELTQLPISILEETEALEQLRWIEHGYTIQTAETEHETIAVDTQEDLERIIHMYFTS; encoded by the coding sequence ATGAAAGTAATCGGTATTATTCCAGCACGCTATGCCTCTTCCAGATTCCCTGGTAAACCATTAGTTGATATTGGTGGTAAATCCATGATTCAGCGTGTCTATGAACAAGTTAAAAATACGAGCTGTTTACATGAAGTAATCGTTGCGACAGATGATGACAGAATAGCTGAACATGTAAAGAGCTTCGCAGGAAATGTCATCCTGACCGCCTCTTCGCATCAGTCAGGAACAGACCGCTGTGCAGAAGTTATAGCCAAGGTAAGTGGATTTGATATCGTCATCAACATACAGGGTGATGAACCCTTCATCAATCCGTTACAGATCGAGTTGCTAGCATCCTGCTTCGATAAGGAAGAAACACAGATTGCCACACTCGTCAAAAAAATCCATACAGAAGACGAACTGTTTAATGTAAATATACCAAAAGTGGTTCGCAATATTGCCGGACAAGCAATCTATTTTTCAAGACAGACCATCCCCTATCTAAGAGGAATCGAACAGAAGAATTGGTTATCAAAACATAACTATTTTAAACATATCGGAATCTATGGCTATAGAACTGATGTTTTAAAAGAGTTAACGCAATTGCCTATCAGTATTTTAGAAGAGACAGAAGCTCTTGAACAACTGCGCTGGATAGAGCACGGATACACTATTCAAACAGCAGAAACAGAGCATGAAACAATCGCTGTAGACACACAAGAAGATTTAGAACGTATTATACATATGTACTTCACATCCTAG